Genomic DNA from Acetomicrobium sp. S15 = DSM 107314:
TAACTCGTCGAACTCGGGTATGCCATGTTCTTCGAAGGCGAAAAAGGCAGGCTTGTATCCTTCTTGCCTTAATTCTACGAACTCGTAGTTCCTGTAACCTCCAGAGACAGCATCCACCCCGTTGCCACCATCGGTCTATGAATGTTTCCCTCCCCGACTCTGTTCCGATCTCACATCGACTCTCCTACGCCTGCGAGGGCATTAGCTATCATCTCTGGAATTCCACCGAACCAGCCCACGACACTGGAGGCCTTCTCCTTGATCCAATCCCAGGCATCTTAAGCCCTCTTCCAATGCCTCCGGGTGGGGTTTGGGGTTATTCACGCGCTCAAGCCCGATAACTGCGACAAAATAACGGTCAAGCCCTGTGAGCGATACGACC
This window encodes:
- a CDS encoding ABC transporter substrate-binding protein, with product MDAVSGGYRNYEFVELRQEGYKPAFFAFEEHGIPEFDEL
- a CDS encoding HAD hydrolase-like protein — encoded protein: VVSLTGLDRYFVAVIGLERVNNPKPHPEALEEGLRCLGLDQGEGLQCRGLVRWNSRDDS